A section of the Aminiphilus circumscriptus DSM 16581 genome encodes:
- a CDS encoding TRAP transporter small permease, which translates to MIKKLVYNFEEYFIVYSLAFMTLLVFVQVVMRYVFQNSLSWSEELARYIFLWLSWIGASYAVKERSHFRVEMFANKLTGASRKYFELFVLLAWFGFCVFLAYQGSTVTRHLLTRGQLSAAMEIPMAYAYASVPVGSALMALRLIVEIKKLFSGTPGGKGA; encoded by the coding sequence ATGATTAAGAAGCTTGTCTATAATTTTGAAGAATATTTCATTGTCTACTCCCTGGCTTTCATGACGCTTCTAGTCTTCGTGCAGGTTGTCATGCGCTATGTCTTTCAAAATTCCCTGTCCTGGAGCGAAGAACTTGCCAGGTACATCTTCTTGTGGCTTTCGTGGATCGGAGCAAGTTATGCGGTCAAAGAGAGAAGCCATTTCAGGGTAGAGATGTTTGCGAATAAATTGACGGGAGCGAGCAGGAAGTATTTCGAACTGTTCGTGCTCCTTGCATGGTTCGGTTTCTGTGTATTTTTAGCATATCAAGGCAGTACCGTGACGAGACATCTGCTGACGAGAGGGCAATTGTCGGCGGCCATGGAGATTCCCATGGCGTACGCCTATGCGTCGGTACCGGTGGGATCGGCTCTGATGGCTCTCCGTCTGATCGTGGAAATCAAGAAGCTTTTCAGCGGAACCCCGGGCGGAAAGGGGGCCTGA
- a CDS encoding TRAP transporter large permease: MEALLLFGLLILFIGLSIPIGITLGLATGICLALTTDIPLVLIAQKSFTGLDSFPLLAIPFFILAGALMCNGGISRRLVALAESLVGFIIGGLAMVTVLACMFFAAISGSGPATVSAIGSFMIPAMKERKYHGTFAASLTAAAGTIGVIIPPSIPFVIYSVVAQTSIGDMFIAGVVPGILIGIALMTVCYFIARKRNYLSSKEPPTLGNVFHAFKESLGALMVPIIILGGIYGGVFTPTEAAVVAVVYSVVIGKFVYKELDGKAIYECLRTSGLINGATEFMIGLSMAFSNYLALAQIPTTIAEWLGSVSQSPFVIMLLINVFLLIVGCFIDNIAAVIILTPILLPVVTRLGMDPIQFGIIITVNLAIGFITPPYGINLFVASAISGESIEGISKQILPFVFAMLVCLMLFTYVPSVSLGLVELLRH; encoded by the coding sequence ATGGAAGCACTTCTTCTTTTCGGGCTCCTGATCCTGTTCATCGGCCTGAGCATTCCCATCGGCATCACGCTCGGATTGGCCACAGGCATCTGCCTGGCCCTCACGACCGACATACCGCTGGTTCTGATCGCACAGAAGTCGTTTACGGGACTGGATTCCTTTCCTCTGTTGGCCATTCCTTTCTTCATTCTGGCCGGTGCGCTCATGTGCAACGGAGGAATTTCGAGGCGGCTCGTAGCTCTTGCGGAGAGCCTCGTGGGGTTCATCATCGGAGGACTGGCCATGGTCACGGTCCTGGCCTGCATGTTTTTCGCCGCCATTTCCGGTTCCGGCCCGGCGACGGTCTCGGCGATCGGTTCCTTCATGATTCCGGCGATGAAGGAGAGGAAGTATCATGGAACGTTTGCGGCTTCTCTGACGGCGGCTGCGGGTACCATCGGGGTGATCATTCCTCCGAGCATCCCCTTCGTCATCTACAGCGTGGTGGCCCAGACGTCCATCGGAGACATGTTCATCGCCGGTGTCGTTCCGGGTATCCTGATAGGCATTGCCCTCATGACGGTCTGCTACTTCATCGCCAGGAAGAGAAACTACCTGAGTTCGAAGGAGCCGCCGACGCTCGGAAACGTGTTTCACGCATTCAAGGAATCCCTTGGAGCCCTGATGGTTCCCATCATCATTCTGGGGGGGATCTACGGAGGTGTGTTCACGCCGACGGAGGCGGCGGTCGTGGCCGTGGTCTACTCGGTCGTCATCGGCAAATTCGTTTACAAGGAACTTGACGGAAAGGCGATCTACGAATGCCTGAGGACCTCCGGCCTCATCAACGGCGCGACGGAATTCATGATCGGCCTTTCCATGGCGTTTTCCAACTACCTTGCCCTGGCCCAGATTCCGACGACCATCGCCGAGTGGTTGGGCAGCGTGTCGCAGAGTCCTTTCGTGATCATGCTGCTGATCAACGTGTTTCTTCTCATTGTCGGATGTTTCATCGACAACATCGCCGCCGTGATCATCCTCACTCCGATTCTCCTTCCGGTGGTTACCAGGCTCGGCATGGATCCCATTCAATTCGGCATCATCATCACCGTCAATCTGGCCATCGGATTCATCACGCCACCTTATGGGATCAACCTTTTCGTGGCGTCCGCGATCTCCGGAGAATCGATCGAGGGGATCTCGAAACAAATCTTGCCTTTTGTGTTCGCCATGCTGGTCTGTCTGATGCTTTTCACGTATGTTCCTTCCGTCAGCCTGGGGCTTGTTGAATTGTTGCGTCATTAG
- a CDS encoding MFS transporter, which translates to MFRIVLATFGIYAFTEVYYLFANYLAELDMSSARAGILVGAFFASTILCRPFGGVITERLGVRRTMIAAACLCGAGSLGLLGAGTSFPAIFAARVVMGAGFSLFLVALATYQGLAIPEQVRGSFFALACVGSIAPLFTILPAAEALLFSGHVRLYLGLAPLAAVLCFAMSFSLEPLDASGALPKNWGTFAELMGSRGYPTLLLSALCFSLPDAAIVYVARMASEGGLSPSAFMIPVALAAIGVRIFGRGLLDRIPRTSVAAPAFALMGVALFGASYAASAFVLALCGTLYGVGVGYAHPIHLALVSDLAVPSLRAKGTSLLYLTMDIAWFAVPLGLGFLGGITGLPDAFRAAAFVTLGAAVGVHLLWLRVGRARSMEKASEPGLAE; encoded by the coding sequence TTGTTTCGTATCGTTCTCGCGACCTTCGGTATCTACGCCTTCACGGAGGTCTATTACCTCTTCGCCAACTACCTGGCGGAGCTGGACATGTCCTCGGCCAGAGCGGGAATTCTCGTAGGAGCCTTCTTTGCCAGCACGATTCTCTGCCGTCCCTTCGGAGGAGTCATCACCGAGCGGTTGGGCGTGCGGCGCACCATGATCGCCGCAGCCTGTCTCTGCGGCGCAGGATCGCTCGGGCTCCTCGGGGCGGGGACGTCCTTCCCGGCGATTTTCGCGGCCCGGGTTGTCATGGGGGCCGGCTTCAGCCTTTTTCTGGTGGCGCTCGCCACCTACCAGGGTCTTGCGATCCCTGAACAGGTTCGAGGATCCTTCTTCGCTCTCGCCTGTGTCGGTTCGATAGCGCCGCTTTTCACGATTCTTCCGGCGGCGGAGGCGCTCCTCTTCTCCGGGCACGTGCGGCTCTATCTCGGGCTGGCGCCCCTGGCGGCGGTTCTCTGTTTCGCCATGAGTTTCTCCCTCGAACCTCTCGACGCGAGCGGGGCGTTGCCGAAGAATTGGGGTACCTTTGCCGAACTGATGGGTTCCCGGGGATATCCCACGCTTCTTCTGTCGGCGCTCTGCTTTTCCCTGCCCGATGCGGCCATTGTCTACGTGGCCCGTATGGCCTCGGAGGGAGGGCTTTCACCGTCGGCCTTCATGATTCCCGTGGCGCTCGCCGCCATCGGTGTGCGCATCTTCGGCAGAGGTCTGCTCGACCGCATACCGCGCACTTCCGTGGCTGCTCCCGCTTTCGCCCTGATGGGCGTGGCCCTTTTCGGCGCCTCCTATGCGGCATCCGCTTTTGTGCTCGCCCTCTGCGGCACTCTCTACGGCGTGGGTGTCGGCTATGCCCACCCCATCCATCTCGCCCTCGTGTCGGACCTCGCGGTGCCCTCACTTCGCGCCAAGGGAACGTCCCTGCTCTATCTCACCATGGACATCGCCTGGTTCGCCGTTCCCCTGGGACTCGGTTTTCTTGGAGGAATCACGGGGTTGCCCGACGCCTTTCGCGCCGCCGCCTTCGTGACGCTTGGAGCTGCCGTGGGTGTACACTTGCTCTGGCTCCGGGTGGGGAGGGCACGAAGCATGGAGAAGGCATCCGAGCCTGGTCTCGCCGAATAG
- a CDS encoding saccharopine dehydrogenase C-terminal domain-containing protein: protein MKRILVLGAGRVAHPCVDYLLQHTDAALTLVDQDKHNADAVAGGSSRVTTSAFDATQGTKELLASTKPDLVINLLPAAFMVPVARDCVATRTNMINVSYIKEDMRALDAPARDAGVLLLCELGLDPGIDHMSAAKTIREIHDRGGKLESFWSCCGALPSQEANTNPFGYKLSWSPSGLIGASKREARILKNGEVVVYPPGETFRHTSFIEIKGLGWFEQYANADSLPYIRLYDMPEAKNVYRGTIRYIGWSETIRKMLDLGLFEEEELDLTGLTYREFTARLAGATSCESAEAALCRVLKLEPYSSILHKLAWLGLLDDTPLPFARGSARSVVADLYLKKLVFEPGEQDLVVMEHRYEVSFTDGRRKRFVSTLVNLGIKGGDTSIARTTGLPPAIGARLFLEGKLPFTGVHAPVLPEVYKPSLAELERLGIVFQEREELPA, encoded by the coding sequence GTGAAACGAATTCTGGTTCTCGGTGCGGGGCGAGTCGCCCATCCCTGTGTGGACTACCTGCTTCAGCATACCGATGCCGCACTCACGCTGGTCGATCAGGACAAGCACAACGCCGATGCCGTCGCCGGAGGCAGCTCCAGAGTCACCACCTCCGCCTTCGACGCCACGCAGGGAACGAAGGAACTCCTCGCCTCCACCAAACCGGATCTGGTGATCAATCTTCTCCCCGCGGCCTTCATGGTCCCCGTGGCAAGGGATTGTGTCGCCACAAGAACGAACATGATCAACGTCTCCTACATCAAGGAGGACATGCGCGCCCTCGACGCACCCGCCAGGGACGCGGGCGTGCTGCTTCTCTGCGAGCTGGGACTCGATCCCGGCATCGACCACATGTCCGCGGCGAAGACCATTCGGGAGATCCACGACAGAGGCGGCAAGCTCGAGTCCTTCTGGTCCTGCTGCGGGGCACTGCCCTCCCAGGAAGCGAACACCAACCCCTTCGGGTACAAACTGTCCTGGTCGCCTTCGGGCCTCATCGGCGCCAGCAAGCGCGAGGCACGCATTCTGAAGAACGGCGAAGTGGTGGTCTATCCTCCCGGTGAGACGTTCCGCCACACGAGTTTCATCGAGATCAAGGGCCTCGGCTGGTTCGAGCAGTACGCCAACGCGGATTCCCTGCCCTACATCCGCCTCTACGACATGCCCGAGGCAAAGAACGTCTACCGGGGCACCATCCGGTACATCGGCTGGAGCGAGACCATCCGGAAAATGCTCGATCTGGGGCTCTTCGAGGAGGAGGAACTCGATCTGACGGGACTCACCTATCGGGAGTTCACCGCCCGCCTCGCCGGAGCGACTTCCTGCGAGAGCGCCGAAGCGGCCCTCTGCAGAGTGCTGAAGCTTGAACCCTATTCGTCGATCCTTCACAAGCTCGCATGGCTGGGGCTTTTGGACGACACTCCTCTCCCCTTTGCCAGAGGAAGCGCCCGCTCCGTCGTGGCGGATCTCTATCTGAAAAAGCTCGTCTTCGAGCCCGGCGAGCAGGATCTGGTCGTCATGGAACATCGCTACGAAGTATCCTTCACCGATGGCCGACGCAAGCGTTTCGTCTCCACTCTCGTGAATCTAGGCATCAAAGGAGGCGACACCTCCATCGCCCGCACCACGGGACTCCCCCCCGCAATCGGTGCCCGGCTCTTTCTGGAGGGCAAACTTCCCTTCACGGGCGTGCACGCTCCGGTACTACCGGAGGTGTACAAACCGTCCTTGGCGGAACTGGAACGTCTCGGCATCGTCTTCCAGGAACGGGAAGAACTCCCGGCCTAA
- a CDS encoding Na+/H+ antiporter NhaC family protein, translating into MRRSLLFALLAAVLCFGMAPPAGAEDAPSMELRVSEEAVTVGDSFSAEVLVRLPQDKTLPGVTTLLTFDPAILELQGIEKTPDLGLSVLNEEDNRGKGNVKIAFGADNPDGVRPGDEFRLFTLTFKTLKDAKDAPIKLLAFEGRNPLHAVQDAKITVKGLPPKSYGVLSIVPPLVAVILAMLFKNVLASLFIGAYLGVVILMGGNPLAGLTTLIKDYIFVQASDSYNSSLLVMMVFIGGFVGVVTHSGGAAAFAEKASHWFNTRAKAQLAVWFGGIAIFFSDSANPLILGPTFQPITDKLRVSREKLAWLLDCTSSPVCILIPFIGWGIYIMGLIQKEFTALGIPETDFDAFLKVIPYQFYAIGTLFMIPLVALLGFEFSAMYKAEKRTVETGQPMWPDAKPARPSVSINLEEGVKPRASMMVIPIVVLFVCIFGLLIPHGFPVKRIPGAVLRTALCTGYFLGALSCLFLMVQHKVKTAGQAFSMYMEGAKEIVFILMILVLAWSLGSVCKALGTANYIVGLSQGTLPGWAVPVLIFVTGACISFATGSSWGTFAILMPLAIPMANALGAPVHAAIGAVLSGGLFGDHCSPISDTTLLSSMGAACDHIDHVKTQLPYALTVALASAIAYIASGYVESPMLLGLALGLVLVFILVFGKIWGAKVSDFRSEEAR; encoded by the coding sequence ATGAGAAGGTCTCTGTTGTTCGCACTGCTTGCAGCGGTATTGTGTTTCGGAATGGCTCCTCCCGCCGGAGCGGAGGATGCCCCCTCCATGGAACTCCGCGTTTCCGAGGAAGCCGTCACTGTGGGAGACTCGTTTTCCGCGGAGGTTCTGGTGCGCCTGCCCCAGGACAAAACGCTTCCCGGCGTGACCACCCTCCTCACCTTTGATCCGGCGATCCTGGAACTGCAGGGAATCGAGAAGACCCCTGATCTGGGACTTTCCGTCCTCAACGAAGAGGACAACCGCGGCAAGGGAAACGTCAAGATCGCCTTCGGCGCGGACAATCCCGACGGCGTGCGCCCCGGCGATGAATTCCGCCTTTTCACCCTCACGTTCAAAACCCTGAAGGACGCCAAGGACGCGCCGATCAAGCTCCTCGCCTTCGAGGGGCGCAATCCACTTCACGCCGTGCAGGACGCGAAGATCACCGTGAAGGGTCTGCCTCCGAAGAGCTACGGCGTACTCTCCATCGTTCCTCCCCTCGTGGCGGTGATTCTCGCCATGCTTTTCAAGAACGTGCTCGCTTCGCTTTTCATCGGTGCCTATCTCGGCGTGGTCATTCTCATGGGGGGCAATCCCCTGGCGGGTCTCACCACGCTCATCAAGGACTATATCTTCGTACAGGCTTCTGACAGCTACAACTCCAGCTTGCTCGTCATGATGGTCTTCATCGGCGGCTTCGTGGGCGTGGTGACCCATTCCGGCGGCGCCGCGGCCTTCGCGGAAAAGGCGTCCCACTGGTTCAACACCCGCGCCAAGGCACAGCTCGCGGTGTGGTTCGGCGGCATCGCCATCTTCTTCTCCGACTCGGCGAACCCCCTCATCCTGGGACCGACCTTCCAGCCCATCACGGACAAACTCCGGGTGAGCCGCGAAAAACTCGCGTGGCTCCTGGACTGCACCTCCTCGCCGGTATGTATCCTCATTCCCTTCATCGGCTGGGGCATCTACATCATGGGGCTCATTCAGAAGGAGTTCACCGCCCTGGGTATCCCCGAGACCGACTTCGACGCCTTCCTCAAGGTTATTCCCTATCAGTTCTACGCCATCGGCACGCTTTTCATGATTCCCTTGGTGGCACTCCTCGGCTTCGAGTTCAGCGCCATGTACAAGGCGGAGAAACGCACCGTCGAGACGGGACAGCCCATGTGGCCCGATGCAAAACCCGCCCGCCCCTCGGTCTCCATCAACCTGGAGGAGGGCGTGAAGCCGAGGGCTTCCATGATGGTCATTCCCATCGTGGTGCTTTTCGTCTGCATCTTCGGTCTCCTCATCCCCCACGGTTTCCCGGTGAAGCGCATTCCCGGCGCCGTGCTCCGCACCGCCCTCTGCACGGGCTATTTTCTGGGAGCCCTTTCCTGCCTTTTCCTGATGGTACAGCACAAGGTCAAGACCGCGGGTCAGGCTTTCAGCATGTACATGGAGGGCGCCAAGGAGATCGTGTTCATCCTCATGATTCTCGTCCTCGCCTGGTCCCTCGGATCCGTGTGCAAAGCCCTTGGAACGGCGAACTACATCGTGGGACTTTCCCAGGGCACACTCCCCGGATGGGCCGTTCCCGTGCTGATCTTCGTCACCGGCGCCTGCATCAGCTTCGCCACGGGCTCCTCCTGGGGAACCTTCGCGATCCTCATGCCCCTGGCCATCCCCATGGCAAACGCTCTGGGAGCACCGGTCCACGCCGCCATCGGAGCGGTGCTCTCGGGAGGACTCTTCGGCGATCATTGCTCCCCCATCTCGGACACGACGCTCCTCTCCTCCATGGGAGCCGCCTGTGACCACATCGACCACGTGAAGACCCAGCTTCCCTACGCGCTGACCGTGGCCCTCGCGAGCGCCATCGCCTACATCGCCTCGGGATACGTGGAATCGCCCATGCTCCTCGGGCTCGCCCTGGGACTGGTTCTTGTGTTCATTCTCGTCTTCGGAAAGATCTGGGGGGCGAAAGTCTCCGATTTTCGGAGCGAAGAGGCCCGATAG
- a CDS encoding GntR family transcriptional regulator has protein sequence MSLMSAEDRAYHQIVERVLSHHFAPGDRIIESELAEALGLSRTPVRNALRKLIAEGLLENRDNRGCFIPKLTPMDMREVFEARISLEGQAAGAAAGRLIPEDVAFLRVLLEREKELYRCGDISGYAAANKDLHLSIASLAQNAYLEKFIRQTYWRSELYVFFFDRFYIPPGGEAPLRDPDQSVSCREHDRIVEAIASKDKEAATTAMSDHLRTTYTLLTRRMPLYHTPACLQPQSGKA, from the coding sequence ATGAGCCTCATGAGCGCCGAAGACCGAGCCTATCACCAGATCGTGGAGCGCGTGCTCTCCCATCACTTCGCGCCGGGAGATCGCATCATCGAGAGTGAACTTGCGGAAGCGCTCGGTCTGTCGCGCACGCCCGTGCGCAACGCTCTGCGCAAACTCATCGCCGAGGGGCTTCTGGAAAACCGGGACAATCGGGGCTGCTTCATTCCGAAGCTCACGCCCATGGACATGCGCGAGGTCTTCGAAGCCCGCATCTCCCTCGAAGGCCAGGCAGCGGGAGCGGCGGCGGGACGGCTCATTCCCGAGGATGTAGCCTTTCTCCGAGTGCTTCTGGAGCGGGAAAAGGAACTTTATCGCTGCGGAGACATCTCGGGCTACGCCGCGGCAAACAAGGATCTGCACCTCTCCATCGCATCCCTCGCCCAAAACGCCTATCTGGAAAAATTCATCCGCCAGACCTACTGGCGATCCGAACTCTACGTCTTCTTCTTCGACCGTTTCTATATCCCTCCCGGCGGAGAGGCACCGCTCCGCGATCCCGACCAATCCGTGAGTTGCCGAGAGCACGACCGCATCGTGGAGGCCATCGCCTCCAAGGACAAGGAGGCCGCCACCACCGCCATGAGCGACCATCTCCGCACGACCTACACACTGCTCACGCGGAGAATGCCTCTCTATCACACCCCCGCATGCCTGCAACCTCAATCGGGAAAGGCCTGA
- a CDS encoding ATP-binding protein has protein sequence MQESPLVETGKRSWYPGRLDDQLALYAKPKLLIVDERGYLSLESSAGQLFFQLVSRRYECGSMLMTSNRAVGEWGMVFGDAVVATAILDRLLHHGTVLTLRESVFDCGKNTGWSRHADMTRRRTIWFGEGCCSHVRFVFVCGRGGAFLHVAWRSISDVA, from the coding sequence GTGCAGGAAAGTCCGCTCGTAGAAACTGGAAAACGGTCGTGGTACCCGGGACGCCTCGACGACCAGCTCGCTCTATACGCCAAGCCGAAACTCCTGATTGTCGATGAACGGGGCTATTTGTCCCTGGAAAGCAGTGCAGGACAGCTCTTCTTCCAACTCGTTTCAAGGCGCTATGAGTGCGGGAGTATGCTGATGACGAGCAACCGCGCCGTCGGGGAATGGGGAATGGTTTTCGGCGATGCCGTGGTGGCGACGGCCATCCTCGATCGTCTCCTCCACCACGGCACGGTGTTGACTCTCCGGGAGAGCGTTTTCGATTGCGGGAAAAACACCGGATGGAGCAGGCACGCAGATATGACACGCAGGAGGACGATCTGGTTCGGCGAAGGATGTTGCAGTCACGTCCGGTTCGTATTCGTTTGCGGCCGGGGTGGGGCATTTCTTCATGTCGCCTGGAGGTCAATTTCCGATGTCGCTTGA
- a CDS encoding ribonuclease H-like YkuK family protein, which produces MVFRSPTWGSVTCEDMVAKIRMMSERTARVPTIIVGADSQRAGNGVKFVCAVTAYFPGKGGIYFYRVKRSQARMGLAERMFREASLSLEIADILRPILDVDSLFQSSDGHVHLEIHLDLGPNGKTRDVLTSVVGMVRGCGYTCRTKPDSFVATKIADKHSK; this is translated from the coding sequence ATGGTATTTCGCAGCCCCACCTGGGGTTCCGTCACGTGTGAGGATATGGTGGCGAAGATCCGGATGATGTCCGAGCGCACCGCAAGGGTGCCTACCATCATTGTCGGCGCCGACTCCCAACGGGCCGGAAACGGTGTGAAGTTCGTCTGTGCCGTGACGGCCTATTTCCCCGGCAAGGGGGGCATCTATTTCTACCGCGTCAAGCGTTCGCAGGCTCGGATGGGATTGGCGGAGCGCATGTTCCGAGAGGCTTCGCTGAGTCTCGAGATCGCGGATATCCTTCGCCCCATTTTGGACGTGGACAGTCTTTTTCAGTCGAGCGACGGTCACGTGCATCTGGAGATCCACCTGGACCTCGGTCCCAACGGCAAGACGCGGGATGTGCTCACTTCCGTGGTTGGGATGGTGCGCGGGTGCGGCTACACCTGCCGCACCAAACCGGATTCCTTCGTGGCCACAAAGATCGCAGACAAACACAGCAAATGA
- a CDS encoding MFS transporter, with product MNKRSLMEFLALRKSMVGLLTMVILVGMGEKMAERFLPIYLVALGGGALSVGLLNGLDNLLSALYSFPGGYLSDRLGTKRALLVFNVLAMAGFLVVILIPSWKAVILGSVLFLSWTAISLPATMGLVARVLPSNKRTMGVSMHSLVRRIPMALGPLVGGAFIGLFGEVWGVRLAFVAALLMAGVALVAQQRLIEDDPPKKGGTSGAEKNPLRLYALMGPDLKNLLVADILVRFCEQIPYAFVVLWAMKEISSPVSAFQFGLLTTVEMIVAMLVYIPVAAMADRMGKKPFVALTFVFFTLFPAMLYFSRSFGALAAAFVVRGLKEFGEPTRKALIMDLAPEERKAGMFGLYYLLRDTVVSVAAFGGAFLWMISPGLNFFVASACGLAGTVWFILKGRDLPRASDS from the coding sequence ATGAACAAGCGTTCTCTCATGGAATTTCTCGCGTTGCGGAAGAGCATGGTGGGACTTCTGACCATGGTAATCCTCGTGGGCATGGGGGAGAAGATGGCGGAACGCTTTCTCCCCATCTATCTCGTCGCCCTCGGAGGCGGTGCTCTCTCGGTGGGACTGCTGAACGGGCTGGACAACCTGCTCTCCGCCCTCTACTCCTTTCCGGGAGGCTATCTCTCGGACCGGCTCGGAACGAAAAGGGCGTTGCTCGTCTTCAACGTGCTCGCCATGGCGGGCTTTCTGGTAGTCATCCTCATTCCTTCCTGGAAGGCGGTGATCCTCGGCTCCGTCCTCTTTCTCTCCTGGACGGCCATCTCTCTCCCCGCCACCATGGGCCTGGTGGCGCGGGTTCTGCCCTCAAACAAGAGAACCATGGGCGTCTCCATGCACTCCCTGGTGCGACGCATTCCCATGGCGCTCGGCCCCCTCGTGGGAGGAGCCTTCATCGGGCTCTTCGGAGAAGTCTGGGGCGTGCGCCTCGCCTTCGTGGCGGCCCTCCTCATGGCAGGAGTGGCACTGGTGGCACAGCAGCGTCTCATCGAGGACGATCCGCCGAAAAAGGGAGGCACCTCCGGAGCGGAGAAAAATCCCCTTCGCCTGTATGCCCTCATGGGTCCGGACCTGAAGAATCTCCTCGTGGCAGACATTCTCGTGCGCTTCTGCGAACAGATTCCCTACGCCTTCGTGGTGCTCTGGGCCATGAAGGAGATCTCCTCTCCCGTCAGTGCTTTCCAGTTCGGCCTGCTCACCACCGTGGAGATGATCGTGGCCATGCTGGTCTATATTCCCGTGGCAGCCATGGCGGACCGCATGGGAAAGAAACCTTTCGTGGCCCTCACCTTCGTCTTTTTCACCCTTTTTCCCGCAATGCTCTATTTCAGCCGTTCCTTCGGGGCCCTCGCGGCAGCTTTCGTGGTGCGGGGGCTCAAGGAGTTCGGCGAACCCACGCGCAAGGCACTCATCATGGACCTTGCGCCGGAGGAGCGCAAGGCGGGCATGTTCGGTCTCTACTACCTGCTTCGGGACACCGTGGTCTCCGTGGCGGCCTTCGGAGGCGCCTTTCTGTGGATGATCTCGCCGGGACTGAATTTCTTCGTCGCCTCCGCCTGCGGCCTGGCGGGAACCGTGTGGTTCATCCTGAAAGGACGCGACCTGCCCCGGGCCTCCGACTCCTGA
- a CDS encoding metallophosphoesterase family protein encodes MDRTKFFACSCRWNPPEGGAFSPSAATVSQQTPLRKGPSRSRSVLKHAIVALACLVLLLPLVCPAPGWSAAGALRWNDDMLARIPRDVETFSFLVLGDTRGPGSKFPAVLAAMNEERDVLFALDVGDLVNYSRSPEDYEKEFFAPAKKASMPLLAAMGNHERAADPKGLLYQRLVGDPWYAFSVGDAVFLVLDNSNAHSLGREQERWLEERLFEARKARFRFVFLHVPLEDPRGGRFKHAMSDPSYARKLLEIFERGNVTLLFASHVHAYYAGRWGKIPFIVTGGGGASLYGKDPAASFYHYLRVDVDTTVPEPEKALRITVRPVHP; translated from the coding sequence GTGGACAGAACAAAATTCTTCGCTTGCAGTTGCCGGTGGAATCCTCCGGAAGGGGGTGCTTTCTCGCCTTCTGCAGCGACGGTGTCGCAACAAACGCCTTTGCGAAAAGGGCCTTCCCGTTCACGGAGCGTTCTGAAACACGCCATCGTGGCGCTGGCCTGTCTTGTCCTGCTTCTTCCGCTCGTTTGCCCTGCTCCGGGATGGAGCGCCGCAGGCGCACTCCGTTGGAACGACGACATGCTCGCCCGCATTCCCCGGGATGTGGAGACCTTTTCCTTCCTTGTCCTCGGAGACACGCGCGGGCCTGGGTCGAAATTCCCTGCCGTTCTGGCCGCCATGAACGAAGAACGGGACGTTCTCTTCGCGCTCGACGTGGGGGATCTCGTGAACTATTCCCGTTCTCCCGAGGATTACGAAAAGGAGTTCTTCGCTCCTGCGAAAAAAGCCTCCATGCCTCTTCTTGCCGCCATGGGCAACCACGAGCGCGCTGCCGATCCCAAGGGGCTTTTGTACCAGCGCCTCGTGGGTGATCCCTGGTACGCCTTTTCCGTGGGCGACGCGGTTTTTCTCGTCCTCGACAACAGCAACGCCCACTCGCTCGGGCGGGAACAGGAGCGTTGGCTCGAAGAGCGGCTTTTCGAGGCCCGGAAGGCGCGTTTTCGTTTTGTTTTCCTGCACGTTCCACTGGAGGACCCGAGGGGAGGGCGTTTCAAACACGCCATGTCCGATCCCTCCTATGCCCGAAAGCTCCTGGAAATCTTCGAGCGCGGAAACGTGACGCTCCTCTTCGCCTCCCACGTACACGCGTATTATGCGGGGAGATGGGGAAAGATTCCCTTCATCGTCACCGGAGGCGGAGGAGCTTCCCTGTACGGAAAAGATCCCGCTGCGTCCTTTTATCACTACCTTCGCGTGGATGTGGACACGACCGTGCCGGAACCGGAGAAGGCGCTGCGGATCACGGTTCGTCCAGTGCACCCGTAA